In Lagopus muta isolate bLagMut1 chromosome 6, bLagMut1 primary, whole genome shotgun sequence, one DNA window encodes the following:
- the PHLDA2 gene encoding pleckstrin homology-like domain family A member 2 has translation MKMQAEVIREGELEKRSDSLFQLWKKKLVVLTKDSLSLFPDGHKRAKGKELGFGSILKVDCVERTGKYIYFTIVTKDRKEIDFRCPDQSCWNASITMALIDFQNKRAIQDFKSRQEMEQAAGTQERRLARAP, from the coding sequence ATGAAGATGCAAGCCGAGGTGATCCGCGAGGGCGAGCTAGAGAAGCGGAGCGACAGCCTTTTCCAGCTTTGGAAGAAGAAGCTGGTAGTGCTCACCAAGGACAGCCTCAGCCTTTTCCCCGACGGGCACAAGCGGGCCAAGGGCAAGGAGCTGGGCTTCGGCTCCATCCTCAAGGTGGACTGCGTGGAGCGCACGGGCAAATACATCTACTTCACCATTGTCACCAAAGACCGCAAGGAGATTGACTTTCGGTGCCCGGACCAGAGCTGCTGGAACGCCTCCATCACCATGGCTCTCATCGACTTCCAGAACAAGAGGGCCATCCAGGACTTCAAGAGCCGTCAGGAGATGGAGCAGGCAGCGGGCACCCAGGAGCGGCGACTGGCCCGGGCGCCCTGA